From the Nocardiopsis changdeensis genome, one window contains:
- a CDS encoding DinB family protein, which yields MSDPRVFPRFVADERTMLTQWLDWHRETLALKCADLDEAGLRERSVPPSQMSLLGLVRHLAHVEFTWFQRHLMGEDTPNPVKSPQDPDGDFLGADTAPVREAFALWRAGVERSREVSASLPLDALARREWRGNTVSHRWILMHMVSEYSRHNGHADLLRERVDGATGF from the coding sequence ATGAGCGATCCCCGTGTGTTCCCGCGGTTCGTGGCCGACGAGCGCACCATGTTGACCCAGTGGCTGGACTGGCACCGCGAGACCCTGGCCCTCAAGTGCGCCGACCTGGACGAGGCGGGGCTGCGCGAGCGCTCCGTGCCGCCCTCGCAGATGTCCCTGCTGGGACTGGTGCGGCACCTAGCGCACGTGGAGTTCACGTGGTTCCAGCGCCACCTGATGGGAGAGGACACGCCCAACCCGGTCAAGTCCCCGCAGGACCCCGACGGCGACTTCCTCGGCGCGGACACCGCGCCGGTGCGGGAGGCGTTCGCGCTGTGGCGGGCCGGGGTGGAGCGCTCCCGCGAGGTGTCGGCGTCGCTGCCGCTGGACGCCCTGGCCCGGAGGGAGTGGCGGGGGAACACCGTCTCCCACCGCTGGATCCTGATGCACATGGTCTCGGAGTACTCCCGCCACAACGGCCACGCCGACCTGCTGCGCGAGCGGGTGGACGGCGCGACCGGCTTTTGA